The Macaca mulatta isolate MMU2019108-1 chromosome 19, T2T-MMU8v2.0, whole genome shotgun sequence sequence GTCCCCAGAAAGATCATGGACTCCATGCAACGTGAAGCAGATAGATGTCTTCCTTTCTGAATGGTGAATGGAAATAAATGTCCAGAATGGACGCAGAGACTTACAGGGAAGGCAGGGATAGAGACCCTCTGAAGATTAAAGTAATTAGAGCATCTCAGATGGAGGGAGCTAGTCCAGAATTCTTCCCAAAGAAAACACTCCAGTAAGAAAAAGAGTTTAGGAGAGGACTAGGACATCAGTAGGGGTCTTCTAAGATCAATGACTGGGCTCCTgcaaggggaggggaggcagtGGGGGCACTTCAGAGGGTGGCAATGGAGGTTTCCTAACTTTGTGTCTGTGGGTGGAGATGAATCAGGGCTAAAGGAAAGACTATCAGTGAGGGCCAGCATTGTGTGCCCTGATGAAAGGCTTTCTTGCTTCCATCTCTGACCAGGACTTACACTCTGCAAAGTATCGACTGTCATGTCCACTGTTGCAGGCTACACGTCcttctctgtgaaatgacttcCCTTTCTCAGTCTGCAGGGAGGATGGGAAAGGGCATGATCATCCATGAGCACTCTGTAAATGAACAAATCAGTACATCTGTGCTCCACATTTCCAGAAATAATATTGCATATCCTTTGTTCCTGAACTGAGTGGGGACAGCACATGAGTTTCTTCTCAGGTGATTTTCTTCTGGGCTTTTTTCCTGGTTAAGTGGAGGGACAGGTGAGATTTTGGGTGCAGGTGGGAAAATGGGATCCCTGAAGTGTTCCCTCCCCTCTGTTTTCAGTGTAGACAGTGAAGTTCATACTCAGCCCTGATCAACTCAGACACAGTCCCACTCACCCTGTTATGGCTCAAGCCCCCAATCCCATTGCTTATCCCTGTGTGGCTGGAAACAACTACAGGACATTTCAGTGCAGTGACTCATCTGAAATTGGGTAGGGATTTTGGTTCAGAGTGTCTGACATAAACTCCATGCTATTGAAGAGTGTTACTCCTAATGTGTTCTCAGACTTTTCAGTGGCCTTGTTACTCACTATTTGTGCCCCaggaagatttattttattttatttcttcccaccACCCATAAAATCCCCCAGGCCCTTTTCATGATGACCACTACCTCTTTTTCCCCTTGAAAGCAAGAACCAAATTTTGTGAAGTGTGGTGAAGTTTTAATGAGCAAGTGTAAGGGTTGAAGTGAGGAGGGATCATGCTGTTAGCTGGCTCTGGGAATCCCGTGATCATGTAGAAACAGGGATTTCTGGCACAATGAGGAGTCTGGCTATCGCCTTCAATTGCAGACACACATCGAAGTCAGGGAGATATCTCTACACACTTGCACCATCTTCACATAGCATGGCGGGAAGCGatgaggaaagctgtaacagtgcTGGCCATTGACACTTACCTACAAGAGTAAAAATGCATCAGAAAGgcaatattttacaaaacaagCTTTCAGCCTCCTCTCCAGACCGCCCTGGAACCTACAGCATCCAAACAGAAAATGCCTAATTGGAAACGAGAAGCCAGTAGACAGGCTTCTTTTTACAGACTCCTTCTGTGTCTATTTCAGAcagttttctcctttattttcagtgCTTCCTCTCATTTCTCCAGTAGGTTCTACCACTCTGAGTCACACAGTCCACGTTTGCTCGGCCTCTCCTCTAACCTGGATGATCTCCATGGCCAGGGACAGTGTCCCATGAACTTGAATCCCTGCAACTTGCACTGGGCCGTGCATGGGGTTCATGCTCGACAATGTTCACTGAATGCATGCTGTTCACCTTCACAATCTATGACTGCCCTTCATTGCTGATGACCCAGTTCCTCTTAGGAGTTACCCGTATATGGGCTGGTGGTGGCAGAGAATGAAACTCAAGTGTTCTCAGAGAGGTGGAACTGGACGAGTGTTGCAATACATAGGATGTGACCTTTAACAGCTTATACACATAGGAAAACATCTCTGACTTAAATCTGAATAAAATGTGCCTCTTTTGACCTACCCAAAGGATTTTTGGGTTTTAAAAGTCAGAAAGTTTGTTCACGTTCTTTACTACTGAGGCTATACAGGAAGTCATCTTTTTAAGTTGCATTCTCCAATTTAAAATGCACACAATTTTGAACCAACTATTCCATTTCTCTGTAATTATCTTCCAGTATAAGCATTGGGAGGTGCATAATGGCAAGAAGGTTGATTAGAAAGCTTAATGTGGCAGCATTTGTGGGCACATAATATTGGAAACAACTTCAATGGTCATGTAAAGGGTCAAGTTGAGCAAGTTTTGGAAATCCTTCTAGGGGGATATCATGCACTCTTTCAAAAATGAGGCAGCACCATGGATAGATGACTTCTTCAAGATCTACTCTTTGAGCACAAATCAATTCTAGTTTCTAAAGAGTAATGTGTAGAGAAACTTATGCcagcatttgtttaaaaataaatgaaagcatgtattcatagacacacacatatatagatacacatgCTTCCATAAGCATGCACTGTGTATAGAAGGAGAATAGAGAGGTAGTAATATTGCTCTGAAGATTGGGGTTCAGGAGTGAGAGGAAGACCTAATTTTTGACTGACTAAAACAATTTTAGTCATATGACATTTTATCCACTTAGCCACATGAAAATGTAAAGAACAGCACACATAGAAATGAGAGCTATGGGTGAAGACGGAAGAGATTCTTCACCTTGGGAGAAATGGCAGATGAGCGGACCTTGACTGTGGCCATTGAGGGAAAAGAGATGAGGGTGGCAGTGCAAGCAGAGGGTGCTGTGTGATGAAAAGCCTGGGGCAAGAGTTGTTATGGAAGATGTGCCCTGAGTGTCTTGTGGGGCAAGCTGAGGGAGGGCTGCCTCCTGCCCTGGGATCCCACAGAGGCTGGGTGCTGGGAGCTCCTGGGGTGCTCACCTGGTATTCATTGTCCAACACGGAGATGCACAGCTCAAACGGTTTGCCATCCTCAAAGGGCACATTGTTGCATCTCATCTCACACTTCCAGGACCCACACTCACGGCTGTTCATGACCACAAAATGGCCAAAGTACACTCGGAAGTGGAAGGCAATGTCTGACTTCTCACACGTCTCGGTGTGGAAATCCACCTGCAGCTGTGGGTCATTGCTGAGGGCAGAGCACACAGTGTGTTCGGCAGGTCCCTCCCTTTGTGGGCACacaaaggacacacacacaaatcccttccctctttccttagGTGGAGTGAAGTCTTGGTGCTCACACTGCGGCCTCAACCCTGTGAGGCTGTTTCAGCCCTTCCTGTCCTGTGGGGTGAGATGCCCTGTCTTTCATCCCTGCATGGAAACTGAGCCATAATCACTGACTCGAGTCTGTGACTTGTTCATTCCCTGAAAATCCTATGccccttgatttaaaaaaaaaaaaaaaaaaaaaaaaaagagccacatCTCCAACCActgagttttcttctttcctagaGTCCAAGAGTGGCCCATCGTGCAGGAAGTGCAGTTCCCATGCCTGGTGCAGGAGGTTCTCCAGGACCTGCATTTACATGGTGCCTCCATCCTGCCAACTAGACATTTCCACATCACTCACACATGAGGTGACCTCCTGAGCAAATGTTTTCCCTTCTTCTCCATCCCTCTGCCATGGACCATGGAGTACTCACATGAAAGGGAGGATTGGTGTTCCTTTGATTGTCACGCAAGAACCAGTGGACAAGGACACAGGCCGTGTGTGTGGCACCTGCCAGGGGATTGAGAGTGGATGAGAGGGGCATGGGCAAGTGTGGCCTCCTCTCCTGTAGAAGATTCCCAGGGTGCAGAAGGTTGGAGATCAAAGGGCAGATTCTGAGCCTCACTTTTTCCATTCTAGCACAGTCAGGGCCCAATATTCCTGAAGAAACGGGGGATCCTAGTTAAGAGCAGAGTttcgggctgggcgcggtggcgcatgcctgtaatcctagcattttgggaggccgaggtgggcagataacaaggtcaggagttcaagaccagcctgaccaacaaggtgaaaccacgcctttactaaaagtacaaaaattagttgggcgtggtggcggacacctataatcccagctacttgcaaggctgagggaggagaatcacttgaacctgggaggcggaggttgcagtgagccgagatcacaccactgcactccagactggccaacagggagaaaaaaaaaaaggcagagtttCAGAAACTGGGCTGCCTTGATTCCATCCTTGATTCTGCCTCTTATTAGCAGTGGGAAGTTaactgttttttaaactttttgtttgcttgtttgtcgagacagggtctcattttaccccccaggctggagtgcagtggggtgatcagggctcactgcagcttcaattcCTCAGGCTCAAGGGAGCTTCTCACCTcaggcccctgagtagctggggctacaggtgcacaccacacatccggctaattttttacgTTTTTGGAGAGTCGGGGTTTCATGATGCtgtgcaggctggtctggatcacctgggctcaagggatcctcctgcctcagcctcccaaactgctggattaCAGGGGTAGCCACTCTACGCAGCCAGCAATGCAACCTTAGATTCATTACTTAAATGCTCCCTACCTCAGTGTCCCGAGTACAAGGGGGATTATCAAAATCTCCTACTTTGCAAGGTGTTTTCAGTAATTCAggaattaatacatgtaaaatctTTAGCCTAATCCCTGGTATGTATAGGGCTTGTTGGTTATGACCTGGCAGAATGGGGAGGGTCCTTATGGAACACTGACCTGTGATCAGTTTCAACTCTGAAACTGAAAACAAGACTGGAGGATGTAACAGCAGAGAGTCACTCCATGAGAAACAACACTcgttgaaagagagagagaaatgataaAAGAACAGGAAACCCCTCTGTGTGGGAGGCACATGCATCACAACCATCAAGGGCAATGGACGTCCTTCCCAGAAGGGACACACATTTCTGAGAGCACGGCCCCAGTACTTGCACACATGAAAAGTATGAGTTGGGGAAGCAATTGGAAGGAATCGATAAGTGAATGacgtttttcctttttgagatagggtctcacactgtcatccaggctggaatgcaatggcaccatcacagctccctgcagtctTGAACGCCTGGGCCTCAGTGATCCTCTCATATCAACCAGCCCCCAGACACCTatgactacagacatgcaccaccatgcctggcaaattttttaattttggaaagatggaatctcgctgtgtttccccgactggtctccaactcccagcctcaagtgatcctcccctcttggcctcccaaagtgctgtgattacaggccttAGCAAACTTGATGAATGTCCATTGGAAGCTCTGCCTGAACTGAAGTCAAACATGTTACTTTCTTGTTTTGGGTGATTCTATCTTTGAACCCAAGTCTCTCAATGTCCTTCCCTAGCGAATCAGGATCTGCTCATCGTCCTGGCACACAATGGGAGGAACAGCAGGAGGTGGAGACAGGGAAGTTGAGCCTGGGAGCAGGAGCCAGTGGTCACTGTGCAGACCCCACTTGAGGAACCATGGGCCCCATAGCCTGCTTCTCTTTCCCACTCTGCTTGGGAAGAGGCGCCTGAGGATTCATGCATTCTGCTCTTACGCATGCTCAGAGATGAGTCCTCAATAACTCATGGTTCCCAAGATCCCCAACAGCTCTGCCACCTGAGATCCACATTAACACACATGGGAAGGTGCACAGCTGCTTCATCAGAGGCATTTCTGTGTGGGGAGGAACCTTCACATGAATGAAAGGCCAATGCATGTTCCCAGTTTAATACCCAGTCACATCCcagcacacacacccacagtcaCACAGAGCCATGCCGCTCACTGAGTCATGCATCACTGCTCACCATGCATATAAAGATGCCCATGCACTGGTCTGGCCgggctcacacacacactcacatcacAGTCATGAAAACAAAGCACAGTTATCCCCTTATACTCACAGACCCATCCACCTCCTACTTAAAGTCACATCATTTGTGCAGAGTTCACCCTATCAGACACTATCACACACGCACAGAAGGTTATGCTAACCCAGGCTCCACACACCACACCCTACAGCCATCTCAGATACCATTTCCCCGGGGTCTCTCTTCCATACCCTCACAACTCTCAGTAAAGCATTCACTGGAAATGCTGATATTTTCATCTCATAaaatctccctctttctcttctttacgTAACTTGAGATTATGGAAGGCTACGCCTTTTCAACTCACGGGTAACGGTGACATTGTTGCCTCAATCTGGGCTGCTCTTCTGAATTGTGTCCAGGCTTCTGTGTGAATCTCTGAGTTGCAGAATTTAAAGGGTCCCTGTCACCCCTGCCCTCTGGCTTTATTCCTGATTCCAAGCCCCTCCCAGGAAGGTTTCCCCACAGAGTGAGAAGGGGTGGGGTGTTAGAAACAGACTCAGTCACAACCACACCTGTTTGGAGGCCTGTGTCTGTGATGCAGCAGAAATGACCGTGAGGGAGGTACTGGGGGAGGAAGgggtcaccagggaaatgcacaGATAAAGATGATGGAGTGAGGATGAGGGGTGTGAATTCCAGCCTCCATGCTTCTCATGAAGCCTTTTCTCCACTGTGCAGAATCTACCAGGAAGGTGTGCATTTTCCTAGCCTGTGCAATGGTAAAAAGCTGGAGATCCTGGGGGCAAGGCACTTGGCCTTGAAAGAAAATCCTCTGCTTTCTTCTCCAGAGGTTCTGGGAGAGCATAGACCTTGATCCTTAGCAGGACCTAGggacagaattagagaaaacacTTGTGTCTTCTTTACCCATCCCCCCAGGTGAGGGCCACCCGCACTCTGTCTCTCAGACACCTGGGTTTTAGGTATACGCTcttgtttctctatttcttttcatgTGAATCAAAATCTCAGAAGCTCTTGTTCTCCTGCAGATTCTTGGAGAAAGGTGAGatttctcactcataagttggagctaagctatgaggatgcattAACATTAATATTGGTCGTGCTTGACCCGACAATAAATTCCACTTTCCCTGGTCTAGAACCCTGACAATTCATTTCCAAGCATACACCCCAAGTTTCCATTCATATAAATCAGCACAATCACACAGTTGTGTTGGCATATAAGGTATTTCCTTAAGATTAATTCGTAGTGTCATCCCACTGCATTCCTTGGATTTTGACTCTAGGTATGGACATGGAAGAAACGAAAAGGGTCAGAGGTCACAATTGAGGAGATTTGGAAACCCCATTCTAGGTAACCACCCTCACACCCTGCCCAGAACTGTGGCTGATAAGAAATTaccacagaagggaaagaggaactGCTTTTCCTTGAAACAGATATGCAACAGGATTTTGAGTAATATCCCAGTTATTCATCTGAACTGGGGAAGAAATATCAGTTCAGGGCATCTGGCCACCTAGT is a genomic window containing:
- the LOC144337482 gene encoding galactoside-binding soluble lectin 13-like isoform X1 translates to MKISAFPVNALLRVVRVPHTRPVSLSTGSCVTIKGTPILPFINDPQLQVDFHTETCEKSDIAFHFRVYFGHFVVMNSRECGSWKCEMRCNNVPFEDGKPFELCISVLDNEYQVSVNGQHCYSFPHRFPPCYVKMVQVCRDISLTSMCVCN
- the LOC144337482 gene encoding galactoside-binding soluble lectin 13-like isoform X2 is translated as MSPLPVPHTRPVSLSTGSCVTIKGTPILPFINDPQLQVDFHTETCEKSDIAFHFRVYFGHFVVMNSRECGSWKCEMRCNNVPFEDGKPFELCISVLDNEYQVSVNGQHCYSFPHRFPPCYVKMVQVCRDISLTSMCVCN